In Bos mutus isolate GX-2022 chromosome 10, NWIPB_WYAK_1.1, whole genome shotgun sequence, a single window of DNA contains:
- the SUSD6 gene encoding sushi domain-containing protein 6 isoform X2 — translation MCSLPPEPENGGYICHPRPCRDPLNSGSVIEYLCAEGYMLKGDYKYLTCKNGEWKPAMEISCRLNEDKDIHTSLGVPTLSIVASTASSVALILLLVVLFVLLQPKLKSFHHSRRDQGVSGDQVSIMVDGVQVALPSYEEAVYGSSGHCVPPADPRVQIVLSEGSGPSGRSGMREPHPQDQGACSSAGSEEEAPGQSGLCEAWGSRGSETVMVHQATTSSWVAGSGNSRAAHKEAPDSENSDIQSLASEDYTDDIPLLKEA, via the exons TGTGTTCCCTGCCACCGGAGCCAGAGAATGGTGGCTACATCTGCCACCCCCGGCCCTGCAGAGACCCCCTGAACTCCGGCAGCGTCATTGAGTACCTGTGTGCCGAAGGCTACATGTTGAAGGGTGACTACAAATACCTGACGTGTAAGAATGGCGAGTGGAAACCAGCCATGGAGATCAGCTGCCGTCTCAACGAGG ACAAAGATATCCACACTTCGCTCGGGGTCCCCACGCTGTCCATCGTGGCTTCCACTGCCAGCTCCGTGGCGCTCATTCTCCTCCTCGTGGTGCTGTTTGTGCTGCTGCAGCCAAAGCTGAAGTCTTTCCATCACAGCCG GCGTGACCAGGGAGTGTCCGGGGACCAGGTCTCCATCATGGTGGACGGAGTCCAGGTTGCGCTCCCGTCGTATGAGGAGGCTGTATACGGCAGTTCCGGTCACTGTGTGCCGCCAGCAGACCCCAGAGTGCAGATTGTGCTGTCAGAAGGGTCTGGGCCCAGCGGGAGGAGCGGGATGAGGGAGCCGCACCCGCAGGAccagggggcctgttcttctgcAGGCAGCGAGGAAGAGGCCCCGGGCCAGTCTGGACTGTGTGAAGCCTGGGGCTCTCGGGGCTCAGAGACTGTGATGGTGCACCAGGCAACCACCTCTTCCTGGGTGGCCGGTTCAGGGAACAGCCGAGCGGCACACAAAGAAGCCCCGGATTCAGAGAACAGTGACATACAGAGCCTCGCGTCAGAGGACTACACAGATG ATATCCCACTGTTGAAAGAAGCATGA